Below is a window of Flavobacterium cyclinae DNA.
AAAATAAAACTACTTTTTTCTTGTTGTTTACCGCTTCTTCTAAAACGTTGATTCTTAAATTATCTCCCATAAAAGAGATAGCGTCTACTGTAATGTTTGGGAATTTTTTTCCTACTAATGCCATTTTATTTCTATTTAAATTATTAATTAAATTTCTAGTGCAAAAATACAAATAAAAAAACCACAACTATAGTTAAGTCATGGTTAAATTTTATTTTAATATAGATTTTGATTATAGTGTTTTATTCTTTTATATGTGAAACTAATTGTCTTATTTTAATATTAAATGCAGCAAAGATTAATGTCATTATGGGACTGATGATATTAAAAAATGCATAAGGTAAATAATCTAATGTATCAACGTTTAGAGTCCCAGATTGATAAGCTCCACAAGTATTCCAAGGAATTAAAACCGAAGTAACAGTTCCTGAATCTTCTAATGTTCTACTCAAATTTTCAGGTGCTAACCCTTTATCTTTATAGGCCTTTGCAAACATTTTTCCAGGAACTACAATTGCTAAATATTGATCTGAAGCCGTAATATTTAATGCCAAACAACTACCTACAGTTGAAGCAAATAATCCAAAAGTTGAATGTGCTAACTTTAATAAAGCTTTACTTATTCTTGATAAAGCCCCAATGGCATCCATTACCCCGCCAAAAACCATAGCACAAAGAATTAACCAAATGGTTCCAAGCATACCACTCATTCCTTTAGCCTTAAATAATTTTACTAAATTTTCATTTTCAGTTGGAATAATAGTTTCTGTAGTAATAGCGTTCATAATTCCCTTATAGGCCGACTTAAATGTTAAGGTGTCAACATGCATAAGTTCTTTTATCAATTGGGGTTGAAAAATCAAAGCAAATAATCCGCCTAATAATACTCCAATAAATAAAGCTATTAATGGTTCTGTTTTTTTGAATATTAACCCAATTACAATTACAGGAACTAGGAATAGCCAACCTGTAATGTGAAAGGATTTTTCGATATCAATCAACATTTGAGACGTGTCTGCATTTCCATGAATATCAATTGTTAAACCTAAAAAAATGAATAATAGCAATGAAATGGTAAAGGTTGGAATAGTGGTTAAGGTCATGTATCTTATGTGAGTAAACAAATCAGTTCCAGCCATAGCAGGTGCTAAATTTGTTGTGTCAGACATAGGTGATAATTTATCTCCAAAATACGCTCCAGAAATAACAGCTCCAGCTACCATCCCAACAGGGAAGCCAATTGCACCTCCAATACCTACTAAAGCAATACCAACAGTTGCTGATGTAGTCCAAGAGCTACCTGTTGCAATAGAAATTATGGAACAAATTACCATAGTAGCAGGTAAAAATATCGCCGGACTTAATATTTGTAAGCCATAGTAAATCATGGAAGGAATAATACCGCTTAATAACCAGGTTCCAGCTAAAGCACCTACCATTAATAGTATTAGAATAGCACCCGCAGTAGATTTAATATTGCTAGCAACTTCATCAATCATAGTTTGAAAGGAAACTTTATTAAAAAGTCCTACAATCACAGCAACACCAGCTCCTAACAATAATACAAATTGATTACTACCAGCCAGAGGATCGTCATCTTCTCCATTATAAGCTATCAATACATTATAAGCGAGCATTCCAATAAGAGCAATTACAGGGATTAATGCTTCCCAAATATTTAATTCCTTATTCTTAATGATTTTTGTATCCATTTTATTTGTTTGAGCATGCAATATAGAAAAATGCTTTTTATTTTGAAAACTTCATTATAAAAAGAAATCCGTTGAAAACTCAACGGATTTATAATGAAAGATTTAAACTCTTTTTATTTTAAATGAATATTGAAGTAATCTGCAATTTTTGCATACATGTGAATTCGATCTCTTCCACCTACGTTATGTTCGTGATTTGGATACAAGAAGTAATCTACTTGTTTTCCTGCTTTTATACAAGCTTCAACAAAGTTCATACTATGTTGTTGCACCACTACGGGGTCTTGTGCTCCGTGAATAATTAATAAACGACCTTTTAAATCTTTAGCTTTGTTTAATAAAGATGTTTTTTCATACCCTTCTGGATTTTCTTGTGGTGTATCCATATAACGTTCTCCGTACATGATTTCGTAGTATTTCCAATCGATAACTGGTCCGCCAGCAACACCCACTTTAAATACATCAGAATGATTTGTCATTAATGAAGTGGTCATGAAACCTCCAAAACTCCAACCAAAAACTCCAATTTTATCAACATCAACAAATGATTTAGATTTTAAGAATTCGATACCTTTCATTTGATCGGCCATTTCGTTTACCCCTAAATTTCTATGATTTACATCGCAAAATTTCTTTCCACGAGAATCACTTCCTCTGTTGTCTAATGTAAATACCACATATCCTTGTTGTGCCATGTAAATATCGAAAAATCCAGCACCACCTAACCAACGATTATTTACAAGTTGGGCATGAGAACCTCCGTAAACATAAACCATAACAGGATATTTCTTTGTAGCATCAAAGTTCCCTGGATAAATTAATCTACCGTTTAATGGAGTGGTTCCATCAGCAGAAGTTAAGGTTACAAATTCAATTTTAGGTAAATCAATTTTTCCTGTGAAAGGATTTTCGGCTTTTACCAAAGAAGTATTCGCCCTTTTATTTTTGATGTTTAAAATCGAAATTTCGTTTGGAGTGCTTAAGTTGCTGTATTGGTCTAAAACCATCGTTCCGTCTGAAGAAACAGAAGCATTGTGCGTTCCAGAAACAGTTGTTAATTGAACTGTTTTCCCCGATTTTAAATCTACTTGAAACAATTGACGATCTAAGCCATTATTACAAGTTCCGATGTAGTTTATTTTGGTATTAGTTGCATCAAATCCCAATATTTCTTTAACCACTACATCTTTATATCCTAATTTTTTCAATAATTTCCCATCGGTATTGTACAAATACATTTGGTTGAAACCATAGAAATCCGTTTGATAAATAAATTGTGATGGATTATTAGGTACAAAAGTTAATGCGTGTTGCGGTTCTACCCAAGTACTTGCTTTTTCTTCAAATAATGTTTTTACAAAAGCGCCAGTTGCCACATCATATTTATTGAATTTTAAATG
It encodes the following:
- the nhaC gene encoding Na+/H+ antiporter NhaC, which encodes MDTKIIKNKELNIWEALIPVIALIGMLAYNVLIAYNGEDDDPLAGSNQFVLLLGAGVAVIVGLFNKVSFQTMIDEVASNIKSTAGAILILLMVGALAGTWLLSGIIPSMIYYGLQILSPAIFLPATMVICSIISIATGSSWTTSATVGIALVGIGGAIGFPVGMVAGAVISGAYFGDKLSPMSDTTNLAPAMAGTDLFTHIRYMTLTTIPTFTISLLLFIFLGLTIDIHGNADTSQMLIDIEKSFHITGWLFLVPVIVIGLIFKKTEPLIALFIGVLLGGLFALIFQPQLIKELMHVDTLTFKSAYKGIMNAITTETIIPTENENLVKLFKAKGMSGMLGTIWLILCAMVFGGVMDAIGALSRISKALLKLAHSTFGLFASTVGSCLALNITASDQYLAIVVPGKMFAKAYKDKGLAPENLSRTLEDSGTVTSVLIPWNTCGAYQSGTLNVDTLDYLPYAFFNIISPIMTLIFAAFNIKIRQLVSHIKE
- a CDS encoding S9 family peptidase, giving the protein MKKYILSFLLVGSFAVAQNLTIEETVLGPRKYAPTTQTAQQWRKDSKSITYLSTDFSSLVEKSAANGWTASTLATKAEFEAALKSKISNDEFSLRMFPFAITWKTANTFETEVTGKKNNYKLTYDVVSKQIVSVISYNIEGAQAKFASNNNVAWLQENNIRITTPTGQVIEVTNDENKAIVNGSENVHRQEFGINSGMWWNEKGTQLAYYRKDETMVANYPITNWNEREATNKDIKYPMAGMTSENVTLVIYDVASGKKVTIQTGEPKDQYLTMVSWEPSGKHIFIGILNREQNHLKFNKYDVATGAFVKTLFEEKASTWVEPQHALTFVPNNPSQFIYQTDFYGFNQMYLYNTDGKLLKKLGYKDVVVKEILGFDATNTKINYIGTCNNGLDRQLFQVDLKSGKTVQLTTVSGTHNASVSSDGTMVLDQYSNLSTPNEISILNIKNKRANTSLVKAENPFTGKIDLPKIEFVTLTSADGTTPLNGRLIYPGNFDATKKYPVMVYVYGGSHAQLVNNRWLGGAGFFDIYMAQQGYVVFTLDNRGSDSRGKKFCDVNHRNLGVNEMADQMKGIEFLKSKSFVDVDKIGVFGWSFGGFMTTSLMTNHSDVFKVGVAGGPVIDWKYYEIMYGERYMDTPQENPEGYEKTSLLNKAKDLKGRLLIIHGAQDPVVVQQHSMNFVEACIKAGKQVDYFLYPNHEHNVGGRDRIHMYAKIADYFNIHLK